Below is a window of Syngnathus acus chromosome 8, fSynAcu1.2, whole genome shotgun sequence DNA.
GTCTGGAGGTCGTCACGCATCCGCTCGTGAACCTCCTGCAAGGCTTTATAGTCCTTAGAGGACTTCATCAGATTATCCTCCAACATGGTTACCTCCTCCATCAAGTTCTTGACCTACATAACAGAAGAAATAGAATACAAATGCCTGAGTTGCAAATTCTTGGAAGATGTGTTGGTAACCTTGTTTTCAGTAGCATGTTTCTCCTTCTCGACTTTGGCAACGATCAGCTCCAGATCGTCGACGTCCCGTTTGAGCTCCGCACTTTCATCCTCCAGCTTTCGCCTCCTTGCCGTAACGTCTGCATTgatctcctcttcttcttccaacCTTTCTGAGAATTCTTTGACTTTAGCCTCCAGATGAATCTTCCTCTTGATCAGACCTTCACACCTCTCCTCTGCATCGCACAGGTTCTCCCGTTCCTGCAGTACATCAAGTAAGTTTTAAGCAAGTCCCAAGTTACTGTCGCAACATTTTTGCAATTCAAGGGATGGTTAAACTAAATATCAAGCAATTTGAGTCAAGTCATTGTCCCCCAGCTCTGCTCTGGACCTCCTTCAGCTTCACATTAAATGTTTCCCAAAATATGTGTTGACATACTGCTTGGATTTGAAAGTGGAGATCATTCTTTTCCTGGACGAGCCCCACTGTTTTCTCCTCCATGTCTTTCCTTCGAGCCTCAGACCTGGCCAGGTCCTCCTTGAGCCGCACAAGTTCCTCTCTCAAACTCTGCATCTCCTTCTCCGCCTCGGCACACCGCAGTAGAGGTTTGATCTTGAAGAAGAGCCTCATCCAAGGCCAATTCTTCACGTTCATGAATGAGCGGATGTTGTACTGGATGATGAAAATGGACTCTCTGGAGAGCGCCCAACGTGGACAATATTTTAGTAGCAAATAACTCAAACCCTTTGGACATGAACATTAGCGATTACAACAGTACTGTAGTTATGGATTGTAGACATTTAAGGCAGCAGTCACACATGGTAACCCAAAATTGAGACCGTTACAAGATAATGTGGttctgttgttatttttgtaattagGGAAATGAGTCTGTGTCTCAAAGACCTTTTCTTTGCCATCTCCTTGAGCTTCAACCTGGTGACGTAACCTCTGGCCACAGCCTGGATACGAGTCATCAACACGGCCAGACGCTCATCCCTCATCTCTTCAAGAAGGCCCAGGAGGCCTGCTTTGAAGAAGACCTGTAGGGAGTTAAgagcatcagcagcagcgcAAAAGAGCAACCACCAGCTAAGCTTTCTGCTGAATACCTTTGTATATCCAAATCTGTACTGGGCGTGGTCCACGTCGATGGAAGACAGTAGTTTCTCTGATGCCTTCTTACTGTCCATGAACTGTCCCTCAGGGATGGCGCTGGCATTAAGAATCCTGTACCTGGTGCAAAAGTACAGTAAACCCCCCACTACAGCAGAGCTTTTAGTCTTTCGGAACGGGGGTTCACTGTATGATCATGGCAGCAGATGTGCTACCTCTGTCTGAAGTCTCCATAGAGGATTCTACTGGGGAATCCCTTCCGACAGATCCGGATTCCTTCCAGTACCCCGTTACAGCGAAGCTGATGCAGAACCAGATGGTGGTCCATCGCCCCTGTGAGAACAATCCTGGTGTTAGCTTGTCTTCACACTGACAAACGTATTTGTCCTTACCAGGAGTCTTTGTCTCATTAGGGATGATGCACCTGACAAAGTGTGGATGTGTGGACCTGAGGTTGGCCATCAGCTTGTTGAGGTTTTCCTGCAGGATGTCAACAACGAAGAAAACAACTAATACGTGATTGGgttaactaatttatttttttagtattttctAGCACCGCAGATGGTTCAACTGGTTATTAAACTGCTTATCCACTTGATTCTTTCTCCTAAACTTTCTCACCCTAAAAAGTGCAGAGACCGTCTGGAAAGATGAACCCTTTCTCTTGAAGCTTTTCTTGCTTCCATCAGCTACAATGACAAACCAACATGTGATGAAATAGTGTGTTTTGGTTGTGCTACTTTTGCGATTTGTGAGCAGAGAACTGACCGTCCGCTGAGGAGTATGTCGCGAAGAGCTGGGAGAGCAACTTGATGGGTGATTTCTGGTATAACTGCACCACAGTGTCGTTCAGCGGGTCCTTGTTCTTCTCCAACCAGCCGCTGAGGTTATAGTCCACCGTGCCGGCGTAGTGCATTAGTGAGAAGTGAGCTTCGGACTTTCCTTTGGAAGGTTTGGGCTTCTGGAAGATGGTGTTCTTGCTCTGGTGTTGGTCGTAAAGTTTATTCTTAAAGGACATGTCCGTGGCCTTTGGAAACATGCACTCCTCTTCCAGAATGGAGAAGATACCCATTGGCTGCATGATGGAAAGTTGACAAGATTCATTGAGTGTCGATAAGGAGTCAGGAATTCAACAATGCAGAAATGTGACAAGGGTTGCTTAAAAGACTGATAACGCGCGATAGACCTTCTCAATGAGCTCAATGCAGGCTGCCAGGTCCAGGCCAAAGTCAATGAACTCCCATTCGATGCCTTCCTTTGTGTATTCTTCTTGTTCCAGCACAAACATGTGGTGGTTGAAGAACTGCTGCAACTTCTCGTTGGTGAAGTTGATGCACAGCTGCTCCAGACTGTTCATCTGTATTTAACACAGTATTTCATCAATAATGACAATAGGCCAATTATGAACGTTTGTAAATAATGGGCAGGGGGTTGCGCACTGAGGAACTGGAGACATCATGGTGAATTAGATGTAATACCAAGAGGACTGTTTGTGGTTACCTCAAAAATTTCAAACCCTGCTATATCCAACACGCCAATAAAGTGTTGCCTCGGGAGTTTGGTATCAAGCTGCTGGTTGATCCTGGTGACCATCCACAGGAAGAGCTTCTCATACACAGCCTTGGACAGGGCACCCATAGCGTTGTTCACCTGGGAACCACAGCAGGGTATCAATCCAGGTGGGTTAGTAGTAGTTTGACATGGAAAGCATGTAGGAAGTGTACCTGTTGAGGCGTCTGGCCTTTAGTGACATACTCATTGCCGACCTTCACCCTGGGATTGCACAGAGCCTTGAGCAGGTCGGCGGAATTCAGCCCCATGAGGTAGGCAACTTTGTCAGCCACTGTGAGATGAGATTAGAAGCAGTTGTCTCGTGGTCATTTGGCATTTTTCTGATGGAAAAACACTGTCGGACTTTACCCTCAGTGCCGTCAGGTTCAGCTTGTTCTTCACGCTGCTTCTGCTTGAACTTCATGTTCCCGTTATGCATCACAGCTCCAGTGAGCTTGTAGATGCCAAGCTTCTCTTCCGCGTTGAAGCCCAGGATGTCGATGGCACTCTGGGGTACACGGCATCAAGTTTAGCCCTTGCAATTCTATTCGACTAAAAGTGCATGTGACCGTTTCAAAACGTACATCCGTGGCCATCAGCTCGTCCGCGTCGTTGATGCTCAGCACGCTGATCTCGCCTTGACTTATGAAGGGATAGTCGAAAGGATTGGACGTGATCAGCAGCATGTCTGGAAGAGGAACAACAGCAACTTGATCGGCGCACCGTCACAGCTTGTCATCTAAAGTGAGGTTTTACCGATGAGATCAGGCTTCTTATTGGACATGATCTGGTAGAAGATGTGGTAGCTTCTCTCTGCCGGCAGTTGGAAGGTCACCCGGGATTTCTCCAACAGATCTAAATCAAACATGCTCTATATGTGTTAGATGCTCCAGTCATGTTAAGGTAGCAGTTTTTTGAAGGGTTAGCATCACCATAACATCGATGCTGATTTACCTTAACCCGAATTAAGGGTTTTGCATTATTGTTAGCATTGAGCTAGCAATGAAAGGGCATCCATTGTGTTGCATTTTATGGACAACGAAAGCAAACGTACATGTTTCAATATCAGCCGATGCCAACTTGCCCTTAGTCCCAAAGTGGATCCGGATAAATTTCCCCTGCAGAAAGATTTGGAATCATCATTTAGTTTTGTTGTAATCACTTGTGATGTTTGTGATTTATGAAAGCATATCTGTGCCACCTAAGTTTGAATTTCAATTCATATATTTTCAGACTTTTTAtgtgttgattttgttttagtatttttttggtggaaagATTTGGATGGTGAAaataactgtaaaaaaaatgccatctcAAATTTTTAACGTGCAGATAGATTTGCATAGTAATTGAAGATGTGCAGTGTAGATGAATGAAAGGTTCTCATTATTGAAGATTAGAGGCACATTGTGACATGATCCCGAGGAAACAGGTGGAGTCGGAGCTCACAAATCGAGATGAGTTGTCATTCCTCACAGTCTTGGCATTCCCAAAAGCTTCCAGCAGAGGGTTGGCTTGGATGATTTGATCCTCTAGCGTTCCCTGATAGTGAGGACATTGAACTCAGCTCAAATTTTTGAATATGCTTACTCCTATTTGTAAGGCTTCACCTGCACTTTGTCAGGAAGTTGCTCCTTCTTACTGGAGTCTCCCAACGATGCGATTGTCGCAAAATATTGGATCACTCGCTTGGTGTTGACTGTCTTGCCCGCGCCGGACTCGCCTCTAACACCATAAAGGGACAATGAGCATGCCACTAGATGTGGGCAAGTGGGACATTTTTAGAAAAGTGGTGAGGTTGCACATAACTCACGTGATGAGGAGAGACTGATTCTCTCGATCTGAAAATAGAAATTACATGCAAAGTTAGTTTGGGTTTGATTAGGttgccattatgactgtcaacccaaataaatgtatgagcacctcatattatatacggcaaaagctacaaaacaaactgacaactcgttttcaaatcagacgagtaaaaactggtcaaatattaaaaaaaaaagatattattaaaagtgaagacaatttgcaattctagtaatgacacacgaatttgatgcacaatttgtcttcgcgggccacataaagtgatgtggtgggccgtatctggcccccgggccttgagtttgacacctgtggtctacAGTATTTGATGGAGTTCACCTGTGAGCATATACTGGTAGGCATTGTCAGAAATTGAGAAGATGTGCGGGGGGGCCTCCTGACGCTTCCTCCCGCGATAAGCCGCCACCACTTCGGGGTTGTAGACGGGCAACCACTTGTACGGATTAATGGTCACGCAGAAAAGACCAGAGTATGTCTAGGGGAAGCAGACAAAGTATTAGCACTCTGAATAAGTGTTCAAATGGCTTTCCCAAGGCGCTTTCCCTCACGTAAATCATCCAGGCAGCATATCGCTCTTTGAGGTTGAAGAGCACGGCCGGCTCGTGAAGATGCGTCAGACGAGCCATATCCTCGATTTTATCGAACTTTGGCGGGTTCATGGGCCGAAGGTCGTCCTGGTGCACCATCACCATCTGAACACAACAATGTACTGGAGTGGATTTTATGACAAGGGTATACGTATATTGACAAACAACTGACTGGTCGCCAGTCTGCCATGGCACATACAGGCAAACAGCAGATAGGTTAGCACTGAGTTAGGGAAGGGACGAAAAGGGCCCCCCAAATAGTCCCACCTTGCCGCCTTCCGTCTCCACGCTGACGCTGGTGCCATTTTGGCTCGTTATCTTGCCCTTCACGTACTCGTGTTTGGGGTCGGGTACAAAGACAGCCACCTTGGCGTCGAATGGCATGTTCTGGGCCGCGATTCGTTCCCGCTCGGTTTTGCGCAGGTAGGGTGCGGCCAGCCCAAATACTTCCATCCCGGCATCACTCATCTTCTCTCTCGGGATTCCTGCGGTATCAGCAAGAgggaaataaaattgtatgatTAAAAAATCCACAAGACGACAAAAAGTGAACCGCAACTTGGCGAGGGACGACTATAGATCAAAACAAGTCATTTCTTCCACATGGTCAGGACACTTGATTTCATCTGAAACCAGTGATGTCATACTCACACGAGTGCTGTCTGAGGAAGTCCTTAAGAAGTGGTGAAGATCGTAACCACGCAATTTGCCGACAGTCTCCAGCGCATCAGACCGCAGTCCGCTTTTATACGGGACCCTTGCCTCTTTGTCCGCCTTCCTCTGCTATATTTGGGGCACAACTATGTCCATTTTCTCTATGTTTAGCCAACGTGTGTCACTTTTAAGCATGTTAACTCTCAGCATCCCGCATTAAAAAGCAATGATCACTCCAGGGCCCCGGCTTACAGGCCTCATTTTGGGAGCTCATGGGAGATTAGGCCGTCGTTCGGGGCGTCACTGTGAAAGCCAGACGGAGAGTAAGCCACCCAAAGACAAGCGTCTGAACATGTCGCTCATCTGTGTCGTGTCAAACGGACACACGACCAATCAGCGACCGGTCGTCCCATCAGATCCCAATTGTTATCAGTGTGCTATTATTAGTGCATTAGTCGTGCCTTGATTTACGAGTTAAATCCATTCCATGCCTGAGGTCCTAATTCAATTTCATTGTAGATCAAATCAATCTACAATGGCGTTAATCCATCGCAGACTTACCAAAATTGAACTTTGCGCATTGTGTACTAAGAGCCAACTGTAATATTGTAAATTCAAGTTAATTTGCACGGAATATCTtggaacaatatttttttaaaaaaaggaagaatttGTCGTGccaaaaataaagaacagCTGCCTGAAAAATGTACTTCCAGTACCAAAATATTTGTACTTGGTTACTTCCCACCAGCAGTTCTGCAAGTGAGTGGCATGTGGACCCAGTGAGTGGTCTGGTCTAACGACTGAAGCGACTTAAACGCGGAATGCCCGGCAGACAGTGAGAATGACTTTTTGAAAGGCAGTGATTAGTTCAGAAGTCGAAGCGCTGCGGGTCAGGTCGCGGCCGAAAAGGAGAATGTTTGCCGTGCTAATCCACCTTCCAAAGGAGGAACGTAGCAGCTGCGCAGACAGACCCTTGGGTTATTTTAATACTTCAGAACTCCAGCACATCATGCATTCAAATATTGACATTCATTCTTGTATAAGAGTAACACATGAGAATGTAAATActggaaatgaaatgattaatAAAGGATAGTGACTGAAATGTAGTATTCGTGTGTGGATATTAAATTTTAGAGGGTAACTGGAATCTGCGTTTGTGTTTTAGTGGCACTTTTAAGTCAAGGTAACACTGGACTGACAAGGGTTAGCGAACTAAAAGTTGGATGAAGGAAGAATTGAAGATGTGATCTGATGTGTTGTATTCCGGcagaaggttaagacttgatcTGTTGTCTTGGGATCTCATCcctgtgatgatgtcatcacatcAGACAAGCAGCTCGTGACATCAGCGCTTGACGGGTTAAAGCAAAACAGATCGGTCATGTGACTGTTGTCGGACATCTAACGCAACGTCTTACCAAACTTTAAAAAGCCTGCTgggaattaaaaagaaaacaattaagAATTTGAAAGTGGCGTTTGGGATGAAGTGATTCAGTGTCCAACCTGAGCCAGTAGATGGCACTAGAGTGGAAAAATagctactttttaaaataacatgaaATGACACGGCAAATCGAGGCActgaattgtctttttttcatgcacGTTTTTTATTGAATATGTTGACAAGAGACAATCACTACACTGGCTTTTGTCAccaatacaagaaaaaaaatacacgttGAAACAGGACTCTCGATTAATTCTCCGAGCATCACTGCCAGTAACAAATCTGCCTTCACAAATACACCATTAATTGTATACTATTTCCGCttctttgttttattcctctcattttttgaCATGCTGACACATAATTCAGCCGATTCACGCCATTCCAATTTTaacatatttcaaatattcatgTCATGGgtgcttccatttttttattctaaaaatgtttttgcaaaattCTAAAATTTCCAGCAAAATTTTCCCCACTCATTCCGGATGGcacattcgacatttcacatttgcatCGTTCCAGTTTGACATTCACATCATTCTGCACATTCATGGACGGGAAGACTTTCAATATTCCCAAGCCACGTTTCAAAAATGTCACGTTTTAAAATTTGTGCTAAATTTTGCAAAAATCAGTTCTTCCCTTTTTGTGGACCGATTGAACTGCTCTTCTTAttcctacctattccaaaacTTCCTGAACTGCTCTTCTTAttcctacctattccaaaacTTCCTGAACTGCTCTTCTTAttcctacctattccaaaacttcccacttaGAAAAATGTTCAACTTTGCTTActgttttttcaaattttcaacTTCGCTTACCGTTTTTCCTCGCTTACGTTTTTCTTGCTTACCGTTTTTTCTCGCTTACCGTTCT
It encodes the following:
- the LOC119126328 gene encoding myosin-4-like isoform X2 yields the protein MSDAGMEVFGLAAPYLRKTERERIAAQNMPFDAKVAVFVPDPKHEYVKGKITSQNGTSVSVETEGGKMVMVHQDDLRPMNPPKFDKIEDMARLTHLHEPAVLFNLKERYAAWMIYTYSGLFCVTINPYKWLPVYNPEVVAAYRGRKRQEAPPHIFSISDNAYQYMLTDRENQSLLITGESGAGKTVNTKRVIQYFATIASLGDSSKKEQLPDKVQGTLEDQIIQANPLLEAFGNAKTVRNDNSSRFGKFIRIHFGTKGKLASADIETYLLEKSRVTFQLPAERSYHIFYQIMSNKKPDLIDMLLITSNPFDYPFISQGEISVLSINDADELMATDSAIDILGFNAEEKLGIYKLTGAVMHNGNMKFKQKQREEQAEPDGTEVADKVAYLMGLNSADLLKALCNPRVKVGNEYVTKGQTPQQVNNAMGALSKAVYEKLFLWMVTRINQQLDTKLPRQHFIGVLDIAGFEIFEMNSLEQLCINFTNEKLQQFFNHHMFVLEQEEYTKEGIEWEFIDFGLDLAACIELIEKPMGIFSILEEECMFPKATDMSFKNKLYDQHQSKNTIFQKPKPSKGKSEAHFSLMHYAGTVDYNLSGWLEKNKDPLNDTVVQLYQKSPIKLLSQLFATYSSADADGSKKSFKRKGSSFQTVSALFRENLNKLMANLRSTHPHFVRCIIPNETKTPGAMDHHLVLHQLRCNGVLEGIRICRKGFPSRILYGDFRQRYRILNASAIPEGQFMDSKKASEKLLSSIDVDHAQYRFGYTKVFFKAGLLGLLEEMRDERLAVLMTRIQAVARGYVTRLKLKEMAKKRESIFIIQYNIRSFMNVKNWPWMRLFFKIKPLLRCAEAEKEMQSLREELVRLKEDLARSEARRKDMEEKTVGLVQEKNDLHFQIQAERENLCDAEERCEGLIKRKIHLEAKVKEFSERLEEEEEINADVTARRRKLEDESAELKRDVDDLELIVAKVEKEKHATENKVKNLMEEVTMLEDNLMKSSKDYKALQEVHERMRDDLQTEEDKANVLMKTRIKLEQQVDDLEGLLEQEKKVRADLERSRRKIEGDLKLSQETIMDFENEKMQMEDGLNKKDLEIRNLHNKVEDEQALTTQLQKQIKELQARIGELEEETESERATRAKAEKQRSDLCRELEEINERLEAAGGATNAQLEMNKKREAELQRLRRDLEEATLHHEAVTAALRKKQADSVAHLGEQIDNLQRIKQKLEKDKSELKMELEDMASHMETVVKSKSNMERTCRNLEEQNSEYKTKVDEAQRTLSDYATTTARLQTENGELSRLVEEKEAALNQMNRSKAAISHQIEELKRLLDEEIKEKNALAHSCQSSRHDCDLLREQYEEEQEAKAELQRSLSKANCDVAQWRSKYETDAIQRTEELEEAKKRLVQRLQEYEESTEMANAKSASLEKTKQRLQVEVEDLMVELERANAANATLDKKQRNFDKVLSDWKQKCEESHSDLEVSQKESRALSTEVFKLKNSYEEALEHLESMKRENKNLQQEITDISENIGQSAKIMRELEKTAKQSEQEKKDTQVALEEVESSLEHEEAKILHLELELNQLKLEVERKVAEKDEEIDQLKRNHQRTVDTLQSTLEAETRSRNDALRMKKKMEGDINEMEIQLSHANRQASEATKQMRNLQIQLKDTQVHLDEALHSQEDIKEQLAITERRNILMTTEIEDVTAALEQAERSRKLAEHELRDTSERTQLLHSQNIGLLNSKKKMESELAQLQSEMEDTVQEAKNTDEKAKKAITDAAMMVEELKKEQDTSAHLERMKKNLEVMVKDLQQRLDEAESLAMKGGKKELQKMDKRVRELEKELEAEQKRGCEAMKVVRKHERKIKELTFQGEEEKKNVARLQDLVDKLQLKVKVYKLQSEEAEEQTSTQQAKFRKVQHELEAAEERADVAESQLNKLRAKSRDIVGKVE
- the LOC119126328 gene encoding myosin-4-like isoform X1; amino-acid sequence: MSDAGMEVFGLAAPYLRKTERERIAAQNMPFDAKVAVFVPDPKHEYVKGKITSQNGTSVSVETEGGKMVMVHQDDLRPMNPPKFDKIEDMARLTHLHEPAVLFNLKERYAAWMIYTYSGLFCVTINPYKWLPVYNPEVVAAYRGRKRQEAPPHIFSISDNAYQYMLTDRENQSLLITGESGAGKTVNTKRVIQYFATIASLGDSSKKEQLPDKVQGTLEDQIIQANPLLEAFGNAKTVRNDNSSRFGKFIRIHFGTKGKLASADIETYLLEKSRVTFQLPAERSYHIFYQIMSNKKPDLIDMLLITSNPFDYPFISQGEISVLSINDADELMATDSAIDILGFNAEEKLGIYKLTGAVMHNGNMKFKQKQREEQAEPDGTEVADKVAYLMGLNSADLLKALCNPRVKVGNEYVTKGQTPQQVNNAMGALSKAVYEKLFLWMVTRINQQLDTKLPRQHFIGVLDIAGFEIFEMNSLEQLCINFTNEKLQQFFNHHMFVLEQEEYTKEGIEWEFIDFGLDLAACIELIEKPMGIFSILEEECMFPKATDMSFKNKLYDQHQSKNTIFQKPKPSKGKSEAHFSLMHYAGTVDYNLSGWLEKNKDPLNDTVVQLYQKSPIKLLSQLFATYSSADADGSKKSFKRKGSSFQTVSALFRENLNKLMANLRSTHPHFVRCIIPNETKTPGAMDHHLVLHQLRCNGVLEGIRICRKGFPSRILYGDFRQRYRILNASAIPEGQFMDSKKASEKLLSSIDVDHAQYRFGYTKVFFKAGLLGLLEEMRDERLAVLMTRIQAVARGYVTRLKLKEMAKKRESIFIIQYNIRSFMNVKNWPWMRLFFKIKPLLRCAEAEKEMQSLREELVRLKEDLARSEARRKDMEEKTVGLVQEKNDLHFQIQAERENLCDAEERCEGLIKRKIHLEAKVKEFSERLEEEEEINADVTARRRKLEDESAELKRDVDDLELIVAKVEKEKHATENKVKNLMEEVTMLEDNLMKSSKDYKALQEVHERMRDDLQTEEDKANVLMKTRIKLEQQVDDLEGLLEQEKKVRADLERSRRKIEGDLKLSQETIMDFENEKMQMEDGLNKKDLEIRNLHNKVEDEQALTTQLQKQIKELQARIGELEEETESERATRAKAEKQRSDLCRELEEINERLEAAGGATNAQLEMNKKREAELQRLRRDLEEATLHHEAVTAALRKKQADSVAHLGEQIDNLQRIKQKLEKDKSELKMELEDMASHMETVVKSKSNMERTCRNLEEQNSEYKTKVDEAQRTLSDYATTTARLQTENGELSRLVEEKEAALNQMNRSKAAISHQIEELKRLLDEEIKEKNALAHSCQSSRHDCDLLREQYEEEQEAKAELQRSLSKANCDVAQWRSKYETDAIQRTEELEEAKKRLVQRLQEYEESTEMANAKSASLEKTKQRLQVEVEDLMVELERANAANATLDKKQRNFDKVLSDWKQKCEESHSDLEVSQKESRALSTEVFKLKNSYEEALEHLESMKRENKNLQQEITDISENIGQSAKIMRELEKTAKQSEQEKKDTQVALEEVESSLEHEEAKILHLELELNQLKLEVERKVAEKDEEIDQLKRNHQRTVDTLQSTLEAETRSRNDALRMKKKMEGDINEMEIQLSHANRQASEATKQMRNLQIQLKDTQVHLDEALHSQEDIKEQLAITERRNILMTTEIEDVTAALEQAERSRKLAEHELRDTSERTQLLHSQNIGLLNSKKKMESELAQLQSEMEDTVQEAKNTDEKAKKAITDAAMMVEELKKEQDTSAHLERMKKNLEVMVKDLQQRLDEAESLAMKGGKKELQKMDKRVRELEKELEAEQKRGCEAMKVVRKHERKIKELTFQVRGSSWCRTAGPRKHNNPNHLPPLFQGEEEKKNVARLQDLVDKLQLKVKVYKLQSEEAEEQTSTQQAKFRKVQHELEAAEERADVAESQLNKLRAKSRDIVGKVE